From the Mangifera indica cultivar Alphonso chromosome 10, CATAS_Mindica_2.1, whole genome shotgun sequence genome, one window contains:
- the LOC123227348 gene encoding probable indole-3-acetic acid-amido synthetase GH3.1 — translation MAVDSALSSPLGPPACEKDAKALQFIEETTRNADTVQETVLAEILSRNAEVEYLKRFKLDGATDRETFKSKLPMITYEDLQCEIQRIANGDRSPILSAHPISEFLTSSGTSAGERKLMPTIQEELDRRQLLYSLLMPVMNLYVPGLDKGKGLYFLFVKSETKTPGGLLARPVLTSYYKSAHFKARLYDPFMVYTSPNETILCADSFQSMYSQMLCGLLERQQVLRLGAVFASGLLRAIRFLQLHWQTLADDIETGALNQRIADPIIRDCIRKILKPDRELAEFIRNECSKENWEGIITRIWANSKYLDVIVTGAMAQYIPTLDYYSGGLPLACTMYASSECYFGLNLNPMCKPSEVSYTIMPNMAYFEFLPQESSSAGLTRDPPPKLVDLADVEVGKEYELVITTYAGLYRYRVGDILRVTGFHNSAPQFHFVRRKNVLLSIDSDKTDEAELQAAVQNASQLLREFNASVVEYTSYADTKTIPGHYVICWELLVKDSANSPTKEVLNQCCLAMEESLNSVYRQGRVADNSIGPLEIRVVRNGTFEELMDYAISRGASINQYKVPRCVNFTPIVELLDSRAISAHLSPTLPHWTPERRR, via the exons ATGGCTGTTGATTCCGCTCTCTCATCGCCGCTCGGCCCTCCAGCGTGTGAAAAAGACGCGAAAGCTTTACAATTTATTGAAGAAACCACGAGAAATGCCGACACTGTTCAAGAGACGGTTTTGGCCGAAATCTTGAGCCGAAACGCCGAGGTTGAGTACCTGAAACGTTTTAAACTGGACGGAGCCACTGATCGGGAGACTTTTAAGTCGAAACTTCCGATGATTACTTATGAAGATCTTCAGTGTGAAATTCAACGCATTGCTAATGGTGATCGCTCGCCAATTTTGTCAGCACATCCTATCTCTGAATTCCTCACCAG cTCTGGAACTTCTGCTGGTGAAAGAAAGCTCATGCCTACCATTCAAGAAGAGCTGGATCGTCGCCAGTTGCTTTACAGTCTCTTAATGCCAGTAATGAATCT TTATGTGCCTGGATTGGATAAAGGCAAAGGCCTGTATTTCTTGTTCGTGAAATCTGAAACAAAGACCCCAGGCGGCCTCTTGGCTCGCCCGGTGCTCACCAGCTACTACAAGAGTGCCCATTTCAAGGCTAGACTATATGATCCCTTCATGGTCTACACCAGCCCCAACGAGACCATCCTTTGCGCCGACTCATTCCAGAGCATGTACTCACAAATGCTCTGCGGCCTGTTAGAGCGCCAACAAGTCCTCCGCCTCGGCGCAGTCTTCGCCTCCGGCTTGCTAAGAGCCATCAGATTCCTCCAGCTCCATTGGCAAACACTTGCCGATGATATCGAAACCGGCGCACTGAATCAAAGAATCGCAGACCCTATCATAAGAGATTGCATTCGTAAAATTCTTAAGCCTGACCGGGAGCTTGCGGAGTTTATCAGAAACGAATGTTCGAAAGAAAATTGGGAGGGAATTATCACCAGAATTTGGGCGAACAGTAAATATTTAGACGTGATTGTCACGGGAGCTATGGCTCAGTACATTCCTACTCTTGATTATTACAGCGGCGGCTTGCCTTTAGCATGCACGATGTACGCTTCATCTGAATGTTACTTCGGCCTTAACCTTAACCCCATGTGCAAGCCATCGGAAGTTTCTTATACCATCATGCCAAACATGGCTTATTTCGAGTTTTTGCCTCAGGAGTCTAGCTCAGCCGGGTTGACTCGTGACCCACCACCAAAGCTCGTTGATCTTGCGGATGTTGAGGTTGGTAAAGAGTACGAGCTTGTTATCACCACTTACGCAGGCTTGTACAGATACCGAGTCGGTGACATTCTCCGAGTCACCGGGTTCCACAACTCAGCCCCGCAGTTCCATTTCGTCAGGAGAAAGAACGTCTTACTAAGCATTGACTCAGACAAAACCGACGAAGCTGAGTTGCAAGCCGCCGTCCAGAACGCCTCCCAACTCCTACGTGAATTCAACGCCAGCGTGGTGGAATACACCAGCTACGCGGACACAAAAACAATCCCGGGTCACTACGTGATTTGCTGGGAGTTACTCGTTAAAGACTCGGCGAATTCTCCCACTAAAGAGGTGCTGAACCAGTGTTGTCTAGCAATGGAAGAGTCACTAAACTCAGTGTACCGACAAGGACGAGTTGCGGACAACTCGATCGGGCCACTGGAGATACGCGTAGTGAGAAACGGAACGTTTGAGGAGTTAATGGATTATGCAATATCAAGAGGTGCCTCGATCAATCAGTACAAAGTGCCAAGGTGTGTCAACTTTACGCCAATCGTGGAGTTACTGGATTCAAGGGCAATATCGGCGCATCTTAGCCCAACTTTGCCGCATTGGACCCCGGAGAGAAGACGGTGA